One window of the Leptospira ryugenii genome contains the following:
- a CDS encoding pyruvate dehydrogenase complex E1 component subunit beta: MAILTYREALNRAMVEEMEKDPSIYLMGEEVGHYQGAYKVSQGMLERFGEARVIDTPISENGFAGVGVGSAMVGLRPIIEFMTWNFSLVAIDQIINSAAKMNYMSGGQFPMPIVFRGAGGVGGRLGAQHSQAFESWYAHVPGLKVIAPATPKDAYGLLKSSIRDNNPTIFIESEVLYGVKGEVPEEEFSIPLGKAEVKRKGTDLTIVTWSRAFLFAEEAAKELEKEGISIEILDLRSLRPLDETAILESVKKTNKVLIIEEGWPVAGFGAQIAYLIQKNAFDYLDHPVERVTQRDVPMSYAANLERETLPNVERVIQSIREILK, translated from the coding sequence ATGGCAATACTTACCTACCGTGAAGCTCTAAACCGAGCTATGGTTGAAGAAATGGAAAAAGACCCTTCCATCTACCTCATGGGAGAGGAAGTTGGGCATTACCAAGGTGCGTACAAAGTGTCCCAAGGTATGTTAGAACGATTTGGGGAAGCAAGGGTGATCGATACACCTATCTCAGAAAATGGTTTCGCTGGAGTGGGTGTTGGGTCGGCTATGGTTGGTCTTCGCCCCATCATAGAATTTATGACCTGGAATTTTTCATTGGTTGCGATAGATCAGATCATCAATTCGGCAGCTAAGATGAATTATATGAGCGGCGGTCAATTTCCGATGCCTATTGTATTTCGAGGTGCGGGCGGAGTGGGAGGAAGATTGGGTGCGCAACACTCGCAAGCATTTGAATCTTGGTATGCCCATGTTCCTGGTCTCAAAGTCATAGCCCCGGCAACACCAAAAGATGCTTATGGCCTTCTCAAATCATCCATCCGTGACAATAACCCAACAATCTTTATAGAATCGGAAGTATTGTATGGGGTAAAAGGTGAAGTCCCAGAAGAAGAATTTAGTATTCCACTCGGAAAAGCAGAAGTCAAGAGAAAGGGAACGGATTTAACAATCGTTACTTGGTCTAGAGCTTTTCTATTCGCAGAGGAAGCAGCGAAAGAACTGGAAAAAGAAGGTATCAGCATTGAGATCTTGGATTTACGTTCACTTAGGCCTTTGGATGAAACCGCGATCTTAGAATCTGTGAAGAAGACAAACAAAGTTCTCATTATCGAAGAAGGTTGGCCTGTTGCCGGATTTGGAGCTCAAATTGCATACCTCATCCAAAAGAATGCTTTCGATTATTTGGACCATCCAGTAGAGAGAGTCACCCAAAGGGATGTACCTATGTCCTATGCGGCCAATTTAGAAAGAGAAACCCTCCCAAATGTGGAGCGTGTCATCCAGAGCATTCGCGAGATTTTGAAATAG
- the pdhA gene encoding pyruvate dehydrogenase (acetyl-transferring) E1 component subunit alpha, translated as MVSSIPKDQKSILELREFYRQMVLIRKFEEAAAKAYSVGKIGGFLHLYIGQEAVGVGSIAALTPLDYIVSTYRDHGHAIARGLPINALMAELFGKGTGISKGNGGSMHFFDKNAHFMGGHGIVGGHISLAAGIAFASKYKKENSVTICFFGEGAANIGSFHEGLNLAAIWKLPVVFICENNHYAMGTPEYRALAVKDVSIRAVAYDIARDHIEGDEVRKVRDHVKVAVERARRGEGPTLIEVSTYRFRGHSMSDPAKYRTKEELESYKQKDPLHRARTELIQAGVPEKDLDQLDQEILTQVDDSYRFAEESPEPPLSQLYQHVYAEDK; from the coding sequence TTGGTTTCTTCCATTCCTAAAGATCAAAAATCGATTCTTGAGTTGCGTGAGTTCTATCGCCAGATGGTACTCATCCGTAAATTTGAAGAAGCAGCTGCCAAAGCCTATAGCGTAGGTAAAATTGGCGGCTTTTTACATTTATATATAGGCCAAGAAGCGGTTGGGGTTGGTTCCATTGCTGCTCTTACACCCTTAGATTACATTGTGTCAACCTATAGAGACCATGGACATGCCATTGCAAGAGGTTTGCCGATTAACGCACTTATGGCGGAATTGTTCGGGAAAGGCACAGGAATTTCGAAAGGCAATGGTGGCTCCATGCACTTTTTTGATAAAAATGCCCATTTTATGGGCGGTCATGGCATCGTTGGCGGTCATATTTCTTTGGCTGCAGGGATCGCTTTTGCCTCCAAATACAAAAAAGAAAATTCGGTAACCATTTGTTTCTTTGGAGAAGGAGCGGCCAATATAGGTTCCTTCCACGAAGGTCTAAATTTAGCTGCCATATGGAAACTACCGGTAGTCTTTATTTGTGAAAACAACCATTATGCGATGGGAACCCCTGAATACCGTGCCCTAGCTGTGAAAGATGTATCCATCAGAGCTGTCGCGTATGACATTGCCCGTGACCACATAGAAGGTGATGAAGTGAGAAAGGTGCGTGACCATGTGAAAGTAGCTGTGGAAAGAGCAAGGCGCGGGGAAGGTCCCACCCTCATCGAGGTTTCTACCTATCGATTTCGAGGCCATTCTATGTCAGACCCAGCAAAGTACCGAACCAAAGAAGAGCTAGAAAGTTACAAACAAAAAGACCCATTGCACAGAGCAAGAACGGAACTCATCCAAGCAGGAGTGCCTGAGAAAGACCTTGACCAATTGGATCAGGAAATACTGACACAAGTAGATGATTCCTATCGTTTTGCCGAAGAATCTCCGGAGCCACCACTCTCCCAACTCTACCAACATGTCTATGCGGAGGATAAATAG
- the fbp gene encoding class 1 fructose-bisphosphatase, translating to MNSIPKQKKQISLSQFIIEEQLKIPGASGEFSALLNHLVYASKIVAREVRKAGLLHDILGSTDETNVQGETQMKLDQYADNAFNQSLKICGHLCALASEEHEEIIPIPSGYAIGKYTMAIDPLDGSSNIDTNVSIGTIFSIHQRLEPSSKAPGTEKDLLQKGSLQRCAGYIIYGSSTMLVLSTGKSVVGFTLDPSLGEFLLSHPDMKMPDSGSIYSANEGNASYWGKEVQDYIAHIKSIEGGKKPKTGRYIGSLVADFHRNLLKGGIFLYPNDTKSSKYPNGKLRLLYEAAPMAYIAEQAGGMAVTVKGERILDLEPKSLHERTTLVIGSKQEVLEFLSFVK from the coding sequence GTGAATAGCATCCCCAAACAAAAGAAACAGATCTCTCTATCTCAATTCATCATAGAAGAGCAACTCAAAATCCCAGGGGCCTCGGGAGAATTTTCAGCTCTACTCAACCACCTGGTCTATGCTTCCAAAATTGTCGCCCGCGAGGTGCGCAAAGCAGGTCTTTTGCATGACATTTTAGGTTCTACCGATGAGACAAATGTCCAAGGCGAAACACAAATGAAATTGGACCAATACGCAGACAATGCTTTCAACCAGTCTCTCAAGATTTGTGGTCACCTCTGTGCTCTTGCGAGCGAAGAACATGAAGAAATCATACCAATTCCGAGTGGTTATGCGATCGGCAAGTATACAATGGCCATTGACCCTTTGGATGGTTCTTCGAACATTGATACCAATGTCTCCATAGGCACCATCTTTTCGATCCACCAAAGGCTTGAGCCAAGCTCCAAAGCTCCTGGCACAGAAAAGGATCTATTGCAAAAAGGATCTTTACAGCGATGTGCTGGTTATATCATTTATGGCTCCTCCACAATGCTTGTTTTGAGCACTGGAAAATCTGTCGTTGGCTTTACTTTGGACCCAAGTTTAGGGGAATTTTTACTTTCCCACCCTGACATGAAAATGCCAGACAGCGGCTCTATCTACTCAGCTAACGAAGGCAATGCTAGCTATTGGGGCAAGGAAGTCCAAGACTATATAGCACATATTAAATCCATCGAAGGCGGAAAAAAACCAAAAACGGGACGCTACATTGGCTCGCTTGTGGCAGACTTCCATAGAAACCTCTTGAAAGGTGGGATCTTTCTCTACCCTAATGATACAAAATCCTCAAAATACCCAAATGGTAAGCTCAGACTCCTATACGAGGCCGCTCCTATGGCGTACATCGCCGAACAGGCTGGCGGAATGGCTGTAACAGTAAAGGGAGAAAGGATTTTGGATTTAGAACCAAAATCGCTGCATGAAAGAACCACTTTGGTCATTGGGAGCAAACAAGAAGTCCTAGAGTTCTTGAGTTTTGTAAAATAA